A single window of Pseudarthrobacter defluvii DNA harbors:
- a CDS encoding SDR family oxidoreductase: MGAAIAERLTKRGLTVHALARNEERLAELADRTGAVPHVLDLTDTAALTDVVTGLKVDVLVNCAGVSRPGNILDSTEQDIDELVDVNLRGLLQLTRLVLPGMVERDLGHVVNISSIAGVYNFYGHTVYHATKAAVHQISRQLRNDTVGKRIRVTEICPGRVETEIFGRNLGGSPEAMEEAWQTYYEGYESLTTDDIVNALDYAIETPRHVNVGMLELMPTFQVPGGLTFDRREPTT; encoded by the coding sequence ATGGGCGCCGCCATCGCCGAACGGCTTACCAAGCGCGGCCTCACGGTCCACGCCCTGGCCCGCAACGAAGAACGCCTCGCCGAGCTGGCTGACCGCACCGGAGCAGTCCCGCACGTGCTGGACCTGACCGACACCGCCGCCCTGACCGACGTCGTAACCGGCCTGAAAGTGGACGTCCTGGTCAACTGCGCCGGCGTCTCCCGCCCCGGCAACATCCTGGACTCCACCGAACAGGACATCGACGAACTCGTGGACGTCAACCTCCGCGGCCTGCTGCAACTCACCCGCCTGGTCCTGCCCGGCATGGTCGAACGCGACCTCGGCCACGTGGTGAACATCAGCTCGATCGCCGGCGTCTACAACTTCTACGGCCACACCGTCTACCACGCCACCAAAGCCGCCGTGCACCAGATCTCCCGCCAACTCCGCAACGACACCGTGGGCAAACGCATCCGCGTCACCGAAATCTGCCCCGGCCGGGTCGAAACCGAAATCTTCGGCCGCAACCTCGGCGGCAGCCCCGAAGCCATGGAAGAAGCGTGGCAAACCTACTACGAAGGCTACGAATCCCTCACCACCGATGACATCGTCAACGCCCTCGACTACGCCATCGAAACCCCACGGCACGTCAATGTTGGCATGCTTGAACTCATGCCCACGTTCCAGGTCCCCGGCGGCCTGACCTTCGACCGCCGCGAACCCACCACCTAA
- a CDS encoding LamB/YcsF family protein: MPTVDLVADLGEGFGAYSMGDDKALLDIVSSANIACGFHAGDPDIMNATVAECVRKGVGIGAHPSFPDLRGFGRRTMDLTAGEVRNDVIYQLGALTAFAAYHGSSVSHVAPHGRLGNLVATRADYAQAVADAAVRVDPGLIIVAQDGELANAAAERGLPVAIVGIADRAYQEDGTLVPRSRPGAVIHDPAVIVERTVRMVREGLIETASGSDIAIQADTVLLHGDNPGAVELARLIRKELIAAGVTIAPVAEVIAAKQKISLP; the protein is encoded by the coding sequence ATGCCCACAGTCGATCTCGTCGCGGATCTTGGTGAAGGCTTTGGTGCCTACTCGATGGGTGACGACAAAGCGCTCCTGGATATCGTGTCCAGCGCCAACATCGCCTGCGGCTTCCACGCGGGCGATCCGGACATCATGAACGCTACGGTTGCCGAATGCGTCCGCAAGGGTGTGGGCATCGGCGCGCACCCCAGCTTCCCTGACCTGCGCGGCTTCGGCCGCCGGACCATGGACCTCACTGCCGGCGAAGTCCGCAACGATGTCATCTACCAGCTCGGAGCACTGACCGCGTTCGCCGCCTACCACGGCTCGTCCGTCTCCCATGTGGCACCGCATGGCCGGCTGGGAAACCTCGTTGCCACCAGGGCGGACTACGCCCAAGCCGTGGCGGACGCGGCGGTGCGGGTAGACCCCGGCTTGATCATCGTGGCGCAGGACGGAGAACTGGCAAACGCAGCGGCTGAGCGCGGACTTCCGGTTGCCATCGTCGGCATTGCCGACCGCGCCTACCAGGAGGACGGCACCCTGGTGCCGCGCAGCCGGCCCGGCGCCGTCATCCATGACCCCGCCGTCATCGTCGAACGGACCGTCCGGATGGTCCGCGAAGGCCTGATTGAAACCGCCTCCGGCAGCGATATCGCCATCCAGGCAGACACCGTGCTGCTGCACGGGGACAACCCGGGCGCCGTCGAACTGGCCCGCCTGATCCGCAAGGAACTTATCGCCGCAGGCGTCACCATCGCCCCGGTCGCTGAGGTCATCGCCGCCAAGCAGAAGATCTCCTTACCATGA
- a CDS encoding MFS transporter has product MTETTLPRKTPVRAAVAAWIGTTLEYYDFAVYGTSSALVLNVLFFSPELPQGVSVLLAMITFAVGYAVRPLGSLILGPMGDRRGRKFVMMITLFGIGGCTFLIGCLPTYAQIGPLAPILLVAIRVIQGLCLSGEQPSAITMSLEHASEGRRGFLASFTTLGSSSGTLLTLLVFIPIAAMPSEQLLSWGWRLPFWASAIVVVAAYLIRRHVQEPPEFVKAQAAKVNVAPLRHLLRFHWRAVLRIVFCALIAGTSYMMQTFSVAFGTAGYKLDKPTMLLTTTVSAVIALAITPLAGFLVDKIGRKTMFLIATGGAGITMVPYLWSITTGNWSLIFLFGILNYSLFYSMVNASWPSFFAEMFPGRLRVSGLALGTQIGFAISGVIGPVLSTALAGPDLKDWVGPSMVALGFMVLAGTSALTGKETKKYTLEELDEVQQSPLEQAVLTGATMSRSRATSVVAAKPLVEK; this is encoded by the coding sequence ATGACAGAAACCACACTTCCCAGGAAGACCCCGGTCAGGGCCGCAGTTGCGGCCTGGATCGGCACGACGTTGGAGTACTACGACTTCGCGGTGTATGGCACCTCGTCGGCGTTGGTGCTGAACGTCCTCTTCTTCTCGCCCGAGCTGCCCCAGGGCGTCAGCGTGCTGCTCGCCATGATCACCTTCGCGGTCGGCTACGCAGTACGACCCCTCGGCTCTCTCATCCTCGGACCGATGGGTGACCGCCGCGGCCGCAAATTCGTCATGATGATCACGCTGTTTGGTATCGGCGGTTGCACCTTCCTGATCGGCTGCCTGCCCACGTACGCCCAGATCGGTCCTCTTGCTCCGATCCTGCTCGTGGCGATCCGCGTCATCCAAGGGCTGTGCCTGTCCGGCGAGCAGCCAAGTGCCATCACCATGAGCCTGGAGCACGCCTCCGAGGGCCGTCGTGGCTTCCTCGCGAGCTTCACCACGTTGGGCTCCTCCTCAGGCACGCTGCTCACCCTGCTGGTCTTCATCCCGATCGCCGCCATGCCCTCGGAGCAGTTGCTGTCTTGGGGTTGGCGGCTGCCGTTCTGGGCCTCCGCAATCGTGGTCGTCGCTGCATACCTGATTCGCCGGCACGTCCAGGAGCCGCCCGAGTTCGTAAAGGCCCAGGCCGCCAAGGTGAACGTCGCACCCCTCAGGCATCTCCTGCGCTTCCACTGGCGCGCGGTTCTGCGTATCGTGTTCTGTGCGCTCATCGCGGGCACCAGCTACATGATGCAGACGTTCTCAGTGGCATTCGGTACCGCAGGATACAAGCTGGACAAGCCGACCATGCTCCTGACGACCACAGTCTCGGCAGTGATCGCCCTCGCGATCACCCCCCTGGCAGGATTCCTGGTGGACAAGATCGGCCGCAAAACGATGTTCCTCATCGCAACGGGCGGCGCAGGCATCACCATGGTGCCCTACCTATGGTCGATCACCACCGGTAACTGGTCGCTGATCTTCCTGTTCGGCATTCTCAACTATTCCCTCTTTTACTCGATGGTGAACGCGTCCTGGCCGTCATTCTTCGCAGAGATGTTCCCCGGCCGGCTGCGCGTCTCCGGACTCGCCCTTGGCACCCAGATCGGCTTTGCCATCTCGGGCGTCATCGGCCCCGTTCTCTCGACAGCACTCGCTGGCCCTGACCTGAAAGATTGGGTCGGCCCGTCCATGGTCGCGCTCGGCTTCATGGTCCTGGCAGGGACCTCAGCTCTCACCGGCAAGGAGACCAAAAAGTACACGCTCGAAGAACTCGACGAAGTACAGCAGAGTCCCCTGGAGCAGGCCGTCCTCACTGGTGCGACCATGTCCCGAAGCAGGGCCACGAGCGTAGTCGCCGCTAAACCCCTCGTAGAGAAATAG
- a CDS encoding 2-hydroxyacid dehydrogenase, which produces MQHVHTVSFPEPQLLADLSPLPGSLRGVVWDMKDAPEKDLGSIDGVILPYINAGAVLGSLGTVPNLKFVQTQSTGYDGVCEAAGPGAAVANASGVHAAATAELAVGLILAKLRGIDQAVKDQQVESWKPQRRQSLADRKVLLLGIGGIGKELARRLEPFEVTITRVGSTARTDSDGQVHGPDELVALAADHDILVSVLPLNDNTHHLVGRDVLAALPDGALVVNVGRGAVISTEALTREVVSGRLQCAIDVVDPEPLPVGHPLWPAENALITPHVGGNASAFEPRILKLLKRQLQALADGHIPANLVQKGPFA; this is translated from the coding sequence ATGCAGCACGTGCACACCGTCAGTTTCCCCGAACCCCAGCTCCTGGCCGATCTCTCACCGCTTCCCGGCAGCCTCCGCGGCGTGGTCTGGGACATGAAGGACGCCCCGGAGAAGGACTTGGGCAGCATCGACGGCGTTATCCTGCCGTATATAAATGCCGGGGCAGTGTTGGGTTCCCTGGGCACCGTCCCGAACCTTAAGTTCGTGCAGACGCAATCGACGGGGTACGACGGCGTCTGCGAGGCTGCCGGTCCGGGCGCCGCGGTGGCAAACGCCTCGGGCGTCCACGCTGCTGCCACCGCGGAGCTGGCCGTTGGCCTCATCCTCGCCAAGCTGCGCGGCATCGACCAGGCCGTCAAGGACCAGCAGGTTGAGAGCTGGAAGCCGCAGCGCCGCCAGTCCCTGGCCGACCGCAAGGTCCTGCTACTGGGCATCGGCGGGATCGGCAAGGAACTGGCGCGCCGCCTGGAACCATTCGAGGTGACCATCACCCGGGTGGGAAGCACGGCACGCACCGACTCTGACGGGCAGGTCCACGGCCCGGATGAGCTGGTGGCCCTCGCCGCAGACCACGACATCCTGGTCTCCGTCCTGCCCCTGAACGACAACACCCACCACCTGGTGGGCCGGGACGTCCTGGCCGCCCTGCCCGACGGAGCCCTGGTGGTGAACGTGGGCCGCGGCGCCGTCATCAGCACCGAGGCCCTGACCCGCGAAGTAGTCTCCGGCCGCCTGCAGTGCGCCATCGACGTGGTCGATCCCGAGCCGCTGCCCGTCGGCCACCCGCTGTGGCCGGCGGAGAATGCCCTCATCACCCCGCACGTTGGCGGCAACGCCTCGGCCTTCGAACCCCGGATTCTCAAGCTGCTGAAACGGCAGCTCCAGGCGCTGGCCGACGGCCACATCCCCGCCAACCTCGTCCAGAAAGGCCCCTTTGCATGA
- a CDS encoding biotin-dependent carboxyltransferase family protein: protein MTGSLTILQPGHSVVTDLGRTKGPAYGLPVNGALDQFSAKAANILAGNEDNEPLLELTALDFRMRATTDLLIAVTGAPLDLTVGGRACPQWEPVSVRAGEVVAVRGIRTGLRAYIAVHGSFTVPSLLGSCAPDTVVGFGLKLVEGFRLETRKTTAPITQPHFGLPLFRLGLTKPDFTSHPVIDVTDGPDVAEFGDTANLLFTTKYTVSPRSNHIGLRLGGALPERQLTSEVLSRGVPVGAIEVPSREELLVLHRGRGVTAGYPVLGVVTSRSLDLLAQARPGHTVTFRKTSVAEATATYRAACLELDRLRSTVQTVFALLGIGAGERWHELTPASGA from the coding sequence ATGACAGGATCACTGACCATCCTGCAGCCCGGCCACTCCGTCGTCACCGACCTCGGCAGGACCAAGGGGCCCGCCTACGGGCTCCCCGTCAACGGCGCCCTGGACCAGTTCTCCGCCAAGGCCGCAAACATCCTGGCCGGCAACGAGGACAACGAGCCGCTGCTGGAACTCACGGCGCTGGACTTCCGGATGCGCGCCACCACCGACCTGCTGATCGCGGTCACCGGTGCGCCCCTGGACCTCACCGTGGGCGGGCGCGCGTGCCCACAGTGGGAACCGGTATCTGTCCGCGCAGGAGAAGTTGTAGCGGTGCGGGGAATCCGGACCGGGCTGCGCGCCTACATCGCAGTCCACGGATCCTTCACCGTTCCCAGCCTTCTCGGCAGCTGCGCCCCGGACACAGTAGTGGGTTTCGGGCTGAAGCTTGTGGAAGGCTTCCGCCTTGAAACGCGCAAGACGACGGCCCCCATCACCCAGCCACACTTCGGCCTGCCGCTGTTCCGGCTGGGCCTTACCAAACCAGACTTCACCTCCCACCCGGTCATCGACGTTACCGATGGACCTGATGTGGCGGAATTCGGGGACACGGCGAACCTGCTGTTCACCACGAAGTACACCGTCAGCCCCCGCAGCAACCACATCGGGCTCAGGCTCGGCGGCGCCCTGCCTGAGCGCCAGCTCACGTCCGAAGTGCTGTCCCGCGGTGTTCCTGTGGGCGCCATCGAGGTCCCGTCCCGGGAGGAGCTGCTGGTCCTGCACCGGGGACGGGGCGTCACAGCCGGCTACCCGGTCCTTGGCGTGGTAACCAGCCGCTCCCTGGACCTCCTGGCGCAAGCCAGGCCCGGACACACCGTCACTTTTCGAAAGACATCCGTGGCCGAAGCAACGGCCACGTACCGGGCGGCCTGCCTTGAACTGGACAGGCTCCGGAGCACAGTCCAAACGGTGTTCGCACTGCTCGGCATCGGCGCCGGTGAGCGCTGGCATGAACTCACCCCGGCGTCAGGAGCCTGA
- a CDS encoding LysR substrate-binding domain-containing protein: MDTRKLAYFVQIVDSGSITKAAAALHVAQPALSQQVSALETDLKQRLLIRSKQGVEPTAAGHTLYRHAQTILRLVEQARIDVAASGAAPSGRVSIAIAPYSMASSLTPRIISEVGRRYPDIVLHVTEIYGGVLSEAIKNGRLDMALIYEPGPIRGVQFTTLIVEDLYLIVNAHRELPVAADAESITLGEVATLGLFLPEQNHTLRQVVQAGIENKGMKLKLVGEVESVPSLTRLLRTDLGATILPKSAADALFHEEDFRVLRITDPALQCKIALCTPDHEPLSEAGSAVLLVLKEMLQEMLRNKYPTLPAK, encoded by the coding sequence ATGGACACCCGGAAACTGGCGTATTTCGTCCAGATCGTCGATTCAGGAAGCATCACCAAAGCCGCTGCCGCCCTCCACGTGGCACAGCCGGCCCTGAGCCAGCAGGTGTCCGCCCTGGAGACCGACCTGAAGCAGAGGCTCCTCATCCGCAGCAAGCAGGGCGTGGAGCCCACGGCTGCCGGCCATACCCTGTACCGGCATGCACAGACCATCCTGCGACTGGTGGAGCAGGCAAGGATCGACGTTGCGGCCTCCGGCGCAGCCCCCTCGGGCCGCGTCTCCATCGCCATCGCCCCGTACAGCATGGCGTCCAGCCTGACCCCTCGGATCATCAGCGAGGTGGGACGGCGCTACCCGGACATCGTCCTCCATGTCACGGAAATCTACGGCGGCGTCCTCAGCGAAGCCATCAAGAACGGCCGCCTGGACATGGCGCTCATCTACGAGCCTGGTCCCATCCGCGGGGTGCAGTTCACCACCCTGATCGTGGAGGACCTGTACCTGATCGTGAATGCCCATCGGGAACTGCCGGTAGCGGCGGACGCTGAATCCATCACCCTTGGGGAGGTGGCAACTCTGGGCCTTTTTCTGCCGGAACAGAACCACACGCTGCGGCAGGTGGTGCAGGCAGGCATCGAAAACAAGGGCATGAAACTGAAGCTGGTAGGTGAAGTGGAATCGGTTCCCTCCCTCACCCGGCTGCTGCGCACGGACCTCGGGGCAACCATCCTGCCAAAGTCGGCCGCGGATGCCCTGTTCCACGAGGAGGACTTCCGTGTCCTGCGGATTACCGACCCCGCACTTCAATGCAAGATCGCGCTGTGCACCCCCGACCATGAGCCCCTGTCCGAAGCCGGATCTGCGGTCCTGCTGGTACTAAAGGAAATGCTCCAGGAAATGCTGCGCAACAAGTATCCGACGCTGCCCGCCAAATGA
- a CDS encoding SDR family oxidoreductase has protein sequence MSALFDLTGRVALVTGSSRGIGSALAKALADAGATVVLNGVNEERLKDAAAAMAADFPPGRIHSVAFDVTNDDAAARSIQWIEENVGPLEILVNNAGIQHRVPMLDLDVADWERVLSTDLTSAFLVGREAARHMIGRGRGKIINICSVQTDLARPTIAPYIAAKGGLRNLTRAMTAEWAASGLQINAVAPGYIHTEMTQNLVDDEEFNSWILGRTPAHRWGTVEDLAGPVVWLASDGSNFVNGQTIFIDGGMTVVV, from the coding sequence ATGAGCGCGTTGTTTGATCTCACCGGGCGCGTAGCCCTGGTCACCGGTTCGAGCAGGGGCATCGGTTCGGCCCTTGCCAAGGCGCTGGCAGACGCCGGTGCCACAGTGGTGCTGAACGGCGTCAACGAGGAGCGGCTGAAGGATGCCGCCGCGGCCATGGCGGCTGATTTTCCCCCGGGCCGGATCCACAGCGTTGCCTTCGACGTGACCAATGACGACGCCGCTGCGCGGAGCATCCAGTGGATCGAGGAGAACGTGGGTCCGCTGGAGATCCTGGTCAATAACGCAGGCATCCAGCACCGCGTCCCCATGCTCGACCTGGACGTGGCGGACTGGGAACGCGTCCTCTCCACGGACCTCACCAGTGCGTTCCTGGTGGGCCGCGAGGCCGCCCGGCACATGATCGGCCGGGGCCGGGGCAAGATCATCAACATCTGCTCTGTCCAGACGGACCTGGCCCGCCCCACCATCGCCCCGTACATCGCCGCGAAGGGTGGGCTGCGGAACCTCACCCGTGCCATGACCGCCGAATGGGCAGCGTCGGGGCTGCAGATCAATGCCGTTGCACCGGGCTACATCCACACCGAGATGACCCAGAACCTGGTGGATGACGAGGAGTTCAATTCCTGGATCCTCGGCAGGACGCCGGCCCACCGCTGGGGCACCGTGGAGGACCTGGCCGGACCTGTGGTGTGGCTTGCCTCGGACGGCTCCAACTTCGTGAACGGACAAACCATCTTCATCGATGGCGGAATGACGGTGGTGGTCTGA
- a CDS encoding 5-oxoprolinase subunit B family protein, whose product MTAAAITVRPTLDIHESGDGALRVVAQSGDAEANWATVHSLADWLATAGIEGIHGAVPTYDSVLVEFDPYLTSARQVRAFVLLGMRQLELTGTAARKPRRFEVPVVYGGAYGPDLERVAEHQGLDVKEVIARHTAKTYVIRCLGAPAGSPMMDGPDFPVPVPRLKDPRLSVPAGAVSVAGRQAVIAPATAPGGWCVLGQTPLSVLDVSRQPLVPYVPGDELRFYQIPAEDFENFAGKFLEARP is encoded by the coding sequence ATGACTGCCGCAGCAATAACCGTCCGGCCAACACTGGACATCCACGAGTCCGGTGACGGCGCCCTTCGCGTGGTGGCCCAATCCGGCGACGCGGAAGCGAACTGGGCCACCGTACACTCCCTCGCGGACTGGCTGGCGACCGCCGGCATCGAGGGCATTCACGGTGCAGTTCCCACCTACGATTCCGTCCTCGTCGAATTCGACCCCTACCTCACCTCGGCGCGGCAGGTCAGGGCGTTCGTCCTCCTGGGTATGCGCCAGCTGGAATTAACCGGAACCGCCGCGCGGAAGCCCCGCCGGTTCGAAGTTCCCGTGGTGTACGGCGGCGCCTACGGGCCCGACCTGGAACGCGTGGCAGAACACCAGGGCCTGGACGTTAAAGAGGTCATCGCCCGCCATACCGCAAAGACCTACGTCATCCGCTGCCTCGGTGCGCCCGCCGGCTCACCCATGATGGACGGCCCGGACTTCCCCGTCCCGGTGCCCCGGCTTAAGGACCCCCGCCTGTCCGTTCCCGCCGGCGCCGTGTCCGTTGCCGGACGCCAGGCAGTCATTGCACCGGCCACAGCGCCCGGCGGATGGTGCGTCCTCGGCCAGACGCCCCTGTCTGTCCTGGACGTGTCCCGCCAACCGTTGGTGCCCTACGTTCCCGGCGACGAGCTCCGCTTCTACCAGATCCCGGCCGAGGACTTTGAAAACTTCGCAGGGAAGTTCCTGGAGGCACGGCCATGA
- a CDS encoding L-idonate 5-dehydrogenase gives MATPLDVALPATGPALVAHAAGDLRIDEVPLPQPAPDEAVVEVLYGGICGSDLHYWLHGAAGESILKAPLVLGHEISGVVVRPAANGAGPQAGTAVAVHPATPGPGAARYPADRPNLSPGCTYLGSAARYPHTDGAFSRYVNLPVRMLRPLPGGMDLRTAALIEPASVAWHAVSRAGDVRGKTALVIGSGPIGALAVAVLKRAGAARITAVDLHPKPLEIATAVGADQVINAADTEAIAAVEADVVIESSGNHHGLASAIQGAVRGGTVVMVGLLPTGKQPVPISLAITRELDLKGSFRFNDEIDQVINALADGSLHIEPVITHQFPLADALHAFEVAKDSTSSGKVLLSFGDGEAR, from the coding sequence ATGGCAACGCCCCTTGATGTCGCATTGCCCGCCACCGGCCCGGCGCTGGTGGCGCACGCCGCCGGTGACCTCCGCATCGACGAGGTCCCGCTGCCCCAGCCGGCGCCCGACGAAGCAGTAGTGGAGGTCCTGTACGGCGGCATCTGCGGTTCCGACCTGCACTACTGGCTGCACGGTGCCGCGGGGGAGTCCATCCTCAAGGCCCCGCTGGTCCTGGGCCATGAAATCTCCGGCGTGGTGGTGCGCCCGGCAGCCAACGGCGCAGGCCCCCAGGCCGGGACCGCCGTCGCCGTCCATCCCGCAACACCCGGCCCCGGCGCGGCGCGCTACCCGGCCGACCGGCCTAACCTCTCGCCAGGGTGCACCTACCTGGGCAGCGCCGCCCGCTACCCCCACACCGACGGCGCCTTCAGCCGGTACGTAAACCTGCCTGTCCGGATGCTCCGGCCCCTTCCGGGGGGCATGGACCTGCGCACCGCCGCCCTAATCGAACCTGCGTCCGTCGCCTGGCACGCCGTCTCCCGCGCCGGCGACGTCCGCGGAAAGACCGCCCTGGTCATCGGCTCCGGCCCCATCGGGGCCCTCGCCGTCGCCGTCCTCAAGCGGGCAGGGGCTGCCCGGATCACCGCCGTCGACCTCCACCCCAAGCCGCTGGAAATCGCCACGGCCGTGGGCGCGGACCAAGTCATCAACGCCGCCGACACTGAAGCCATCGCCGCCGTCGAGGCCGACGTCGTGATCGAATCCTCCGGCAACCACCACGGGCTGGCCTCCGCCATCCAGGGCGCCGTGCGCGGCGGCACCGTAGTGATGGTGGGACTGCTGCCCACCGGCAAGCAACCGGTGCCCATCTCCCTGGCCATCACCCGCGAACTGGACCTCAAAGGCTCCTTCCGCTTCAACGACGAAATCGACCAGGTGATCAACGCCCTCGCCGATGGCTCCCTGCACATCGAGCCCGTCATCACCCACCAGTTCCCGCTGGCGGATGCCCTGCACGCCTTCGAAGTGGCCAAGGATTCCACCAGCTCCGGCAAGGTGCTCCTCAGCTTCGGCGATGGGGAGGCCCGGTGA
- a CDS encoding gluconokinase, producing the protein MSKQFPPLVVMGVSGCGKSTVGALLGRRLDKPFFDGDDFHPTANKEKMGAGIPLTDADREPWLGRLGELLAGKADGGPTVPPIVACSALKRRYRDVLRSYAPDLVFIHLSGTAATIGARMEARAHEFMPRTLLESQFAALEELEADETYLVVDISQPLDVLVESVELKLQKADAGSGLK; encoded by the coding sequence GTGAGCAAGCAGTTTCCGCCCCTTGTGGTGATGGGCGTCTCCGGCTGCGGGAAGTCCACCGTTGGTGCCCTCCTGGGCCGACGCCTGGACAAGCCGTTTTTCGACGGCGACGACTTCCACCCGACCGCCAACAAGGAAAAGATGGGCGCCGGAATTCCGCTAACGGACGCGGACCGGGAGCCATGGCTTGGCAGGTTGGGGGAGTTGCTTGCAGGAAAGGCCGACGGCGGCCCAACAGTTCCGCCGATCGTCGCCTGCTCAGCCTTGAAGCGCCGGTACAGGGACGTGTTGCGCAGCTACGCACCGGACCTTGTCTTTATCCACCTGTCCGGGACTGCAGCCACCATCGGCGCCAGGATGGAGGCCCGCGCCCACGAGTTCATGCCGCGCACCCTGCTGGAGTCCCAATTCGCCGCGCTGGAGGAGCTGGAGGCCGACGAAACCTATCTCGTCGTGGACATCTCGCAGCCCCTGGACGTTCTGGTGGAGTCGGTGGAGTTGAAGCTCCAGAAGGCTGATGCCGGATCAGGATTGAAGTGA
- a CDS encoding AAA family ATPase codes for MSSNVVVLTGPPGAGKSTIAGELARRQPKAVHLHTDDFWDCIVSGVIPPYEPASDAQNQTVMEAIAKAAWTYAAGGFMTVVDGIVGPWMLGHFRAQAMERPEVLIDYVVLRPRRDIVLARAQARTAVSALVDEAPILAMWDQFADLGALDQHVLDTSDEDTASSAQRVADALAGGRFRLAL; via the coding sequence ATGAGCAGCAACGTCGTCGTCCTGACCGGCCCTCCAGGCGCGGGCAAGTCGACGATTGCCGGGGAGCTCGCCCGCCGACAGCCCAAGGCTGTGCATCTTCATACGGATGACTTCTGGGACTGCATCGTGTCTGGTGTCATCCCGCCCTACGAGCCTGCCTCTGATGCGCAAAACCAGACGGTTATGGAAGCGATCGCAAAGGCTGCGTGGACGTATGCCGCCGGCGGATTCATGACTGTAGTCGATGGAATCGTGGGGCCTTGGATGCTCGGACACTTCCGCGCGCAGGCGATGGAGCGGCCCGAGGTGCTGATCGATTACGTGGTCCTCCGTCCGCGCCGCGATATCGTCCTCGCCAGAGCGCAGGCACGGACAGCGGTGTCTGCGCTCGTTGACGAGGCTCCGATCCTCGCCATGTGGGACCAGTTTGCAGATCTCGGAGCGTTGGACCAGCATGTGCTGGACACGTCGGACGAGGACACGGCAAGCAGCGCTCAACGCGTCGCGGACGCCCTTGCGGGCGGCCGGTTCAGGCTGGCACTCTAA
- a CDS encoding SDR family oxidoreductase, whose amino-acid sequence MPFSDYTTALVTGASTGMGAAIAERLTKRGLTVHALARNEERLAELADRTGAVPHVLDLTDTAALTDVVTGLKVDVLVNCAGVSRPGNILDSTEQDIDELVDVNLRGLLQLTRLVLPGMVERDLGHVVNISSIAGVYNFYGHTVYHATKAAVHQISRQLRNDTVGKRIRVTEICPGRVETEIFGRNLGGSPEAMEEAWQTYYEGYESLTTDDIVNALDYAIETPRHVNVGMLELMPTFQVPGGLTFDRREPTT is encoded by the coding sequence ATGCCTTTTTCCGATTACACCACCGCCCTTGTCACCGGAGCGTCCACGGGGATGGGTGCCGCGATCGCCGAACGGCTTACCAAGCGCGGCCTCACGGTCCACGCCCTGGCCCGCAACGAAGAACGCCTCGCCGAGCTGGCTGACCGCACCGGAGCAGTCCCGCACGTGCTGGACCTGACCGACACCGCCGCCCTGACCGACGTCGTAACCGGCCTGAAAGTGGACGTCCTGGTCAACTGCGCCGGCGTCTCCCGCCCCGGCAACATCCTGGACTCCACCGAACAGGACATCGACGAACTCGTGGACGTCAACCTCCGCGGCCTGCTGCAACTCACCCGCCTGGTCCTGCCCGGCATGGTCGAACGCGACCTCGGCCACGTGGTGAACATCAGCTCGATCGCCGGCGTCTACAACTTCTACGGCCACACCGTCTACCACGCCACCAAAGCCGCCGTGCACCAGATCTCCCGCCAACTCCGCAACGACACCGTGGGCAAACGCATCCGCGTCACCGAAATCTGCCCCGGCCGGGTCGAAACCGAAATCTTCGGCCGCAACCTCGGCGGCAGCCCCGAAGCCATGGAAGAAGCGTGGCAAACCTACTACGAAGGCTACGAATCCCTCACCACCGATGACATCGTCAACGCCCTCGACTACGCCATCGAAACCCCACGGCACGTCAATGTTGGCATGCTTGAACTCATGCCCACGTTCCAGGTCCCCGGCGGCCTGACCTTCGACCGCCGCGAACCCACCACCTAA